In bacterium, the genomic window CTCAAACGTCGACAATTTCGTAAAGGAAGTTGACGCTTTTGAGGTTAGAGTTGACACAGCGACAAATCTCTTATACACAGCCACGGACATATTCTTCGTTTCGGTCGATTCCTTCAAGACCCTGCCTCCTATGGAGAAGATGTGGAACGATGTGAAAACCGATATCAAGAATGCTGCAACGGATGAGATGAAAACTGCCGCTCAGCAAGGTTATCTCAAGTACGCTCAAAACATAACTTCCAGAAAAGATAAACTAGACGAAATCTGGCAAGATAATACAGTCAGAAATGAACTTCTGGGTTATCTAATCGGACGCAAGGAGATGCTCAATATCGTAAAGGATAGCCTTCTTAAAGCTATTGAAATAGACGAGAAAGCCGTAATGGATTATGAAGCCATTGTCAGCAAAGGCACTACAGCTGTAACCGATCTTACAAATCAGATAGCGGCAAACCCAATGTCAATAGCCTCTGCAAAACCCGTACTGGACAAAGGTAAAACAGCTCTTTCTAGCATAGCCGAAATCAAAAAAGATGTTGAAGAACACATAAAACTGGCTAAATACATTGTAGAGAAAATCAAGGAAGCCTTGGGCGGTTGATAAGATAGAACAAAATCCAAAAAGCGGGGCTAAAGCCCCGCTTTTTAATTATTTGACATTTATTCAATTAAACCGCGTTTCCGTAAAAGTTCTGAGACTGAATTTTCGAGTTCCGGAAGTGCCATATCATCAAGATCATAGTAAACCCTTGTAGAAGGTTTATTGATTTCTATTATCTTTCCAAGATCTATAGGAGTCCCAATTACAACCGAATCACAAGGAACAGAGTTTATTGAGGCCTTCATATCCGCTAGTTGTTCTGCTCCATATCCAAGCGCTGGCAGCAGAGGCGCCGTCTGATTGTACTTATCAATAGAGGCTTTAATACGACCAACAGCATAAGGCAAAGGGTTCACAATCTCGGAGGCGCCAAAACGCAGTGCAGCTACAGTCCCGGCTCCAGTTTTCATCTCGCCGTGCGTCAGCGTAGGACCGTCCTCTACAACAAGAACTCTTTTACCCCGAACAACACTCTCGTCCTCCACTTTAACAGGGGATGCAGATTTAATGATCTTGGCGCCAGGGTTAAGTAATTTAGCGGCGTCTTCTACCTCTTTTATCTGTTCGGGTGAGGCAGAATCTATCTTGTTAATCAGAATGAGATCGGCCATACGGAAATTTACCGCCCCCGGGTAATAACGCCGCTCATGACCTGCCCTGAGTGGATCAGCTACAACAATTGCAAGATCGGATTTGTAGAAGGGAACATCGTTGTTTCCGCCATCCCAAATTACAAGCTGAAACTCCTTTTCACATTCTGCAAGTATCGCACCGTAATCTACGCCGGCAAAAACAGTATTACCTGCACGAATATGAGGTTCGTATTCCTCGCGTTCTTCTATTGTGCATTTTTGACTATCCATATCTTCTATCGAATCGAACCTCTGAACAGCTTGTGCGGCAAGGTCGCCATAAGGCATAGGGTGCCGGACAGCCGCATAACGTATCCCATGCTTACGCAGTATGGATGCTATAGCTCTTGAAGTTTGAGACTTGCCTGCGCCGGTACGAACTGCACAAACAGATATTACTGGTATTTTAGAAGAAATCATGGTCGACTTAGGTCCAAGAAGACGAAAATCCGCGCCACGGGAAAGCGCCCATGAAGCCTTGTCCATTACGTATTCATGACTGACATCTGAATATGAAAAAACAACTTCATCAGCACAATGCTTCCTGATTAAATCTGAAAGCTTCTCCTCCGCCTCAATCGGAATTCCGTCCGGGTACAGTGAGCCTGCAAGTACTGCAGGGTATTTTCTGCCTTCGATGTCTGGAATCTGAGTAGCAGTAAAT contains:
- a CDS encoding GTPase, whose product is MRKKVIIMGAAGRDFHNFNVFYRGNENYEVVAFTATQIPDIEGRKYPAVLAGSLYPDGIPIEAEEKLSDLIRKHCADEVVFSYSDVSHEYVMDKASWALSRGADFRLLGPKSTMISSKIPVISVCAVRTGAGKSQTSRAIASILRKHGIRYAAVRHPMPYGDLAAQAVQRFDSIEDMDSQKCTIEEREEYEPHIRAGNTVFAGVDYGAILAECEKEFQLVIWDGGNNDVPFYKSDLAIVVADPLRAGHERRYYPGAVNFRMADLILINKIDSASPEQIKEVEDAAKLLNPGAKIIKSASPVKVEDESVVRGKRVLVVEDGPTLTHGEMKTGAGTVAALRFGASEIVNPLPYAVGRIKASIDKYNQTAPLLPALGYGAEQLADMKASINSVPCDSVVIGTPIDLGKIIEINKPSTRVYYDLDDMALPELENSVSELLRKRGLIE